One genomic window of Medicago truncatula cultivar Jemalong A17 chromosome 1, MtrunA17r5.0-ANR, whole genome shotgun sequence includes the following:
- the LB1 gene encoding leghemoglobin 1 yields the protein MGFTEKQEALVNSSWELFKQNPGNSVLFYTIILEKAPAAKGMFSFLKDTAGVQDSPKLQSHAEKVFGMVRDSAVQLRATGGVVLGDATLGAIHIQKGVVDPHFVVVKEALLKTIKEVSGDKWSEELSTAWEVAYDALAAAIKKAMG from the exons aTGGGTTTTACAGAGAAACAAGAGGCTTTAGTGAATAGCTCATGGgaattatttaaacaaaaccCTGGTAATAGTGTTTTGTTCTACACTAT TATATTGGAGAAAGCCCCTGCAGCAAAGGGCATGTTCTCTTTTCTTAAGGACACAGCTGGAGTACAAGATAGTCCTAAACTCCAAAGTCATGCTGAAAAAGTTTTTGGAATG GTGCGCGATTCAGCTGTTCAACTCCGAGCAACAGGGGGAGTAGTTTTGGGAGATGCTACATTGGGTGCAATCCACATTCAGAAAGGAGTGGTTGATCCACATTTTGTG GTGGTTAAAGAAGCTTTGCTGAAAACAATAAAGGAAGTATCAGGAGATAAATGGAGCGAAGAATTGAGCACTGCTTGGGAAGTAGCCTATGATGCATTGGCAGCTGCAATTAAGAAGGCAATGGGTTAA